The genomic stretch GACCGGCACATAGACGAGCCGGCCCATGCGGCTTTCGAAGGCGATATCGAAAGGGGTCAGGAAGGTGAGGTAGCCCTCGCTCATGGCAAGGTGCCGCATCATTTCGATCGAATTGGCTTCCACAGCGAACGACATCTGCAGGTTGGCGCGGGAAAAGACCTGTTCGATATGCGGGCGGATCGCCGTGGACGGGTCGGCGCCGGCGACCGGATAGCCGACGCATTCGGAAAGCCGCACACTGGTGGAGCGCGCCAGCGGATGATCCGGCGCGACCGCAATGCCAAGGCGGCCGATTGCGATCTCGAGCACGCTGATATCGGCGTCGCCCGGAAAATCGAAGCCAAGGCCCATATCGGCATCGCCGGCGCGCACCGCATTGCGGATGTCGTCGCCGGTGGTCATCAGCATCATCCGCACGCTGACGCCCGGATTGGCGCGCTGAAAGCGGCCGACCGCGCGCGGCAGAAGATTGGCGGCAAGCCCGCTCATCAGCGCGATCGCCACGACACCGCGTCTCAGCCCCTTCAGGTCCTCCATCATCGCCTCGGCGCGGTTCATGCCCTTCAGCGTTTCGCGCACATGGCCGATGAGGATTTCACCCGCCGCCGTAAGCGTCAGGCGTCGCCTGCTGCGGTCGAACAATTGCGTATCAAGCGCTTCCTCCAGCG from Martelella sp. AD-3 encodes the following:
- a CDS encoding LysR family transcriptional regulator, with the translated sequence MLHGRLLNYLDEVARTGSVRKTAERLNVSASAISRQIAALEEALDTQLFDRSRRRLTLTAAGEILIGHVRETLKGMNRAEAMMEDLKGLRRGVVAIALMSGLAANLLPRAVGRFQRANPGVSVRMMLMTTGDDIRNAVRAGDADMGLGFDFPGDADISVLEIAIGRLGIAVAPDHPLARSTSVRLSECVGYPVAGADPSTAIRPHIEQVFSRANLQMSFAVEANSIEMMRHLAMSEGYLTFLTPFDIAFESRMGRLVYVPVREFQSDTQQLMLIGGRRNISAIASVFVENIRTVMREMAD